A region from the Halomonas piscis genome encodes:
- the bamA gene encoding outer membrane protein assembly factor BamA, whose protein sequence is MKIKSLGMAVFLLATAGGAQAQPFDVSDIRVEGLKRVSAASVFNAFPVSASDTVTERELAAASRELFATGLFDDVSLAREGNVLVIKVVERPTIARLDISGNDQIKEDDLRRGLTEAGLAEGQVLELSTLEEIQRELESVYQAQGRYSARIDASVEKIDTGRVKVNIDINEGEVAKIRQINIVGNRAFDDETLLDLFELEDKPGMFFGWFSSDEYSRQALGGDIERLRSWYLDRGYANFEVTSTQVSIGPEKTDIYITLNVDEGEQYRVGDIRFAGDMAISRREARDLLEIESGQQFSRSKLNASTEALRKRLGAEGFAFAEVNGRPEMHDDGTVDLILDVEPGERTYVRRIEFKGNTTTQDEVLRREMTQMEGAPASTDEITQSRQRLNRLGFFSQVEVDTQRVPGEPNKLDVTYEVEEQPSGSVSASIGFSQSAGVIYGASLAQKNFLGTGNRVNLGAQRSDTFTSVNFGFTDPYWTINGVSRGYNVFYRETDYEDSDISTYSTDAYGAGINFGYPISELSRLNFGASAEDLKVKTYYDTASEIERYVEDEGDSAQSVKLTASWTRNNLNRGIMPTDGSYQRLSLETAAPGSDVSYYKLRGRAQKLFALDDDDLWSLKFSGNLGYADAFGGDDPYPFYENFYAGGLGSVRGFTSNTLGQRTTPKYVGGRDRTLGGNVLVEGSAEVLFPMPFVENQDSMQTSLFVDGGNTFLTSCYDVLEDDAERQNCSSGVDLGDLRYSAGIGLSWLTPVGPLTFSVAKPLNDKSEDDTQFFQFSLGQSF, encoded by the coding sequence ATGAAAATAAAGTCCCTTGGAATGGCGGTATTCCTGCTGGCCACGGCCGGCGGTGCCCAGGCGCAACCCTTTGACGTTTCCGATATTCGTGTAGAAGGACTCAAGCGGGTCTCCGCCGCCTCGGTCTTTAACGCTTTTCCGGTAAGCGCAAGCGATACCGTCACCGAGCGCGAGCTGGCCGCTGCCTCCCGGGAGCTCTTTGCGACCGGCCTTTTTGACGACGTTTCCCTGGCCCGGGAAGGCAACGTGCTGGTGATCAAGGTCGTCGAGCGGCCCACCATCGCTCGCCTGGACATCAGCGGCAACGACCAGATCAAGGAAGACGACCTGCGCCGCGGCCTGACCGAGGCGGGCCTGGCCGAAGGCCAGGTGCTCGAGCTTTCCACCCTGGAGGAAATCCAGCGCGAGCTGGAAAGCGTCTACCAGGCTCAGGGGCGCTATAGCGCGCGCATCGACGCCAGCGTCGAAAAAATCGATACCGGCCGGGTCAAGGTCAATATCGATATCAACGAAGGCGAGGTTGCCAAGATCCGCCAGATCAACATTGTGGGTAACCGCGCCTTTGACGACGAGACCCTGCTCGACCTGTTCGAGCTCGAGGACAAGCCGGGGATGTTCTTCGGCTGGTTCTCCAGCGACGAATATTCGCGTCAGGCGCTGGGCGGCGACATCGAGCGGCTGCGCTCCTGGTATCTCGACCGCGGCTACGCCAACTTCGAGGTGACTTCGACCCAAGTGTCCATCGGTCCGGAAAAGACCGATATCTACATCACCCTGAACGTGGACGAAGGCGAGCAGTACCGAGTGGGCGACATCCGCTTTGCCGGAGACATGGCCATTTCCCGGCGCGAGGCGCGCGATCTGCTCGAGATCGAGTCCGGCCAGCAGTTTTCGCGCAGCAAGCTCAACGCCTCGACCGAAGCCCTGCGCAAGCGGCTGGGGGCCGAAGGCTTCGCCTTTGCCGAGGTCAACGGCCGGCCCGAGATGCACGATGACGGCACCGTGGATCTGATTCTTGACGTCGAGCCCGGCGAGCGCACCTATGTGCGACGCATCGAGTTCAAGGGCAACACCACCACCCAGGACGAGGTGCTGCGCCGGGAGATGACCCAGATGGAGGGCGCGCCGGCCTCCACCGACGAGATCACCCAGTCGCGCCAGCGCCTCAATCGTCTCGGATTTTTCAGCCAGGTCGAGGTCGATACCCAGCGCGTCCCCGGCGAGCCCAACAAGCTTGACGTCACCTACGAGGTGGAAGAGCAGCCCTCGGGCTCGGTGTCGGCAAGCATCGGCTTTTCCCAGAGCGCCGGGGTGATCTACGGCGCCTCGCTTGCGCAGAAAAACTTTCTGGGTACGGGCAACCGCGTCAACCTCGGGGCTCAGCGCAGCGACACCTTCACCAGCGTCAACTTCGGTTTCACCGACCCCTACTGGACGATCAACGGCGTCTCCCGGGGCTATAACGTCTTCTACCGCGAAACCGACTACGAAGATTCGGACATTTCCACCTACTCCACCGACGCCTACGGGGCCGGCATCAACTTTGGCTACCCCATCAGCGAGCTCTCCAGGCTGAACTTCGGCGCCAGCGCCGAAGACCTCAAGGTCAAGACCTACTACGACACCGCGTCGGAAATCGAGCGCTACGTCGAGGACGAAGGCGACAGCGCCCAGAGCGTGAAGCTCACCGCCAGCTGGACGCGCAACAACCTTAACCGCGGCATCATGCCCACCGACGGCAGCTATCAGCGCCTGTCGCTGGAAACCGCCGCGCCGGGCAGCGACGTCAGCTATTACAAGCTGCGCGGCCGGGCCCAGAAGCTGTTTGCTCTGGACGACGACGATCTCTGGTCGCTGAAATTCTCCGGTAACCTCGGCTATGCCGACGCCTTTGGCGGCGACGACCCCTATCCCTTCTACGAGAACTTCTACGCCGGGGGCCTGGGCTCGGTGCGCGGCTTTACTTCCAACACTCTGGGCCAGCGCACCACGCCCAAGTATGTGGGCGGGCGCGACCGTACCCTGGGCGGCAACGTGCTGGTGGAAGGCAGCGCCGAGGTGCTGTTCCCCATGCCGTTCGTGGAAAACCAGGACTCCATGCAGACCTCGCTGTTCGTGGACGGCGGCAACACCTTCCTCACGTCCTGCTACGACGTGCTCGAGGACGACGCCGAGCGTCAGAACTGCAGTTCTGGCGTGGACCTGGGCGACTTGCGCTACAGCGCAGGCATCGGGCTTTCCTGGCTGACGCCGGTAGGTCCCTTGACCTTCAGCGTGGCGAAACCGCTCAACGACAAAAGCGAGGACGATACCCAGTTCTTCCAGTTTTCGCTGGGTCAGTCCTTCTGA
- the pyrH gene encoding UMP kinase gives MPNETNDPLIPAGQPAESSKSSATPSSYRRILLKLSGEALMGDHEFGIDPKVLDRMALEIGQLVGIGVQVGIVIGGGNLFRGAALNEAGMDRVTGDHMGMLATVMNALAMRDALERSNIRSRVMSAIQMSGVVEHYDRRSAIRYLTSGDVVLFSAGTGNPFFTTDSAACLRAIEVDADVVVKATKVDGVYDKDPVKHADAVKYEQLSYDDALEQKLGVMDLTAICLVRDHNMPVRVFDMNKPEALLNLVVGGREGTLINRG, from the coding sequence ATGCCCAACGAGACGAATGATCCGCTAATTCCCGCCGGGCAACCGGCCGAGAGCTCGAAGTCGAGCGCTACCCCATCGAGCTACAGACGCATTCTGCTCAAGCTGTCGGGCGAGGCGCTGATGGGGGATCATGAGTTCGGCATTGATCCCAAGGTGCTGGACCGCATGGCGCTGGAAATCGGCCAGCTGGTGGGCATCGGCGTCCAGGTGGGGATCGTCATCGGCGGTGGCAACCTCTTCCGCGGCGCGGCGCTTAACGAAGCCGGGATGGACCGCGTGACCGGCGACCACATGGGTATGCTGGCCACGGTGATGAACGCGCTGGCCATGCGCGACGCCCTGGAACGCTCCAATATCCGCTCCCGGGTCATGTCGGCCATCCAGATGAGCGGCGTGGTCGAGCACTACGACCGCCGTTCGGCGATTCGCTATCTGACCTCGGGCGACGTCGTGCTGTTTTCCGCCGGTACCGGCAACCCCTTTTTCACCACCGACTCCGCCGCCTGCCTGCGGGCTATCGAGGTTGACGCCGACGTCGTGGTCAAGGCCACCAAGGTCGACGGCGTTTACGACAAGGACCCGGTCAAGCACGCCGATGCGGTGAAGTACGAGCAGCTGAGCTACGATGACGCCCTGGAGCAGAAGCTCGGCGTCATGGATTTGACCGCTATCTGCCTGGTACGGGACCATAATATGCCGGTGCGGGTATTTGACATGAACAAGCCCGAGGCCCTGCTGAATCTGGTCGTCGGGGGCCGGGAAGGCACGCTGATCAACAGAGGGTAG
- a CDS encoding phosphatidate cytidylyltransferase — protein sequence MLKQRIMTAAWLAPLALAGLFGLEGGAFALFAGAIVLLAGREWANLAGVTTRLGRGLVVTGLAGVLLALWFAGAAHAVWPLVLGTLGWALNFYWVSRYPAGTSRWRSTPRRLAMGLWVLVPCWVGFNVLRATEPSGVWLLFVLLLVWAADIGAYFAGRRFGRRKLAPGVSPGKTWEGVAGGMAATALLALGFAAWQSLEATAAAVLLAIAAVVTLVSVLGDLLESMLKRHRGIKDSSRLLPGHGGVLDRIDSLTAAVPTFALLYLQVLPL from the coding sequence GTGCTTAAACAGCGCATTATGACCGCCGCCTGGCTGGCGCCGCTGGCGCTTGCCGGGCTTTTTGGCCTTGAGGGTGGCGCCTTTGCGCTGTTTGCCGGCGCCATTGTCCTGCTGGCCGGCCGCGAGTGGGCCAATCTGGCCGGCGTGACCACGCGGCTCGGGCGCGGGCTGGTGGTGACCGGCCTGGCCGGGGTGCTGCTGGCGCTGTGGTTTGCCGGCGCGGCCCACGCCGTCTGGCCGCTGGTGCTCGGGACGCTGGGCTGGGCACTCAATTTCTACTGGGTGTCGCGCTACCCCGCGGGCACCTCCCGGTGGCGCTCGACGCCCCGGCGACTCGCCATGGGCCTATGGGTGCTGGTGCCGTGCTGGGTCGGTTTCAACGTGCTGCGCGCCACCGAGCCTTCCGGCGTCTGGCTATTGTTCGTGCTGCTGCTGGTATGGGCGGCGGATATCGGCGCCTACTTCGCCGGCCGGCGCTTTGGCCGGCGCAAGCTCGCCCCCGGCGTCAGCCCGGGCAAGACCTGGGAGGGCGTGGCGGGCGGCATGGCCGCCACGGCGCTGTTGGCGCTGGGATTCGCCGCCTGGCAGTCGCTGGAGGCCACCGCCGCCGCCGTGCTGCTGGCGATCGCCGCCGTTGTGACCCTGGTGTCGGTGCTCGGGGACCTGCTGGAAAGCATGCTCAAGCGCCACCGCGGCATCAAGGATTCAAGCCGGCTGCTGCCCGGCCACGGGGGCGTGCTTGACCGTATCGACAGCCTGACCGCCGCGGTGCCGACGTTTGCGCTTTTGTATCTGCAGGTGCTGCCGCTATGA
- the lpxD gene encoding UDP-3-O-(3-hydroxymyristoyl)glucosamine N-acyltransferase, with protein MTHAPHSLTLADVARHLGATLSGSGETPIRGLATLRGAGPDQVAFVTSRAYLKDLAATRAGGVLLHPDHGGSCPVPRLEMNNPYLGYARLSQLFDPLPSRDRAGIHPAATVADDVRLGENVCVAANAVIEAGAVLGSGVVVGPGSFIGADSQLGENTRLHANVTVCHGVVVGKRVILQSGCVIGGDGFGFAHDGSAWHKIAQLGGVVLGDDVEVGSCSSIDRGALGDTLIGDDVKIDSQVQIAHNVQIGDHSALAGCVGIAGSTRVGRHCMLGGGVGLSGHLTLCDGVQVTGMSLVTNSIHEPGVYSSGTGAMDNHQWRKNAVRFKQLDDIAKRLARLEKRRG; from the coding sequence ATGACGCACGCTCCTCACTCTTTGACCTTGGCCGACGTTGCCCGCCACCTGGGCGCTACGCTCAGCGGCAGCGGAGAGACACCCATTCGCGGCCTGGCGACGCTCCGGGGCGCCGGGCCCGACCAGGTGGCCTTCGTCACCAGCCGCGCCTACCTCAAGGACCTGGCGGCGACCCGAGCCGGGGGCGTGCTGCTGCACCCCGATCACGGCGGAAGCTGCCCGGTGCCGCGCCTGGAGATGAACAACCCTTATCTTGGCTACGCTCGGCTTTCCCAATTGTTTGATCCGCTGCCGTCCCGGGACCGGGCGGGAATTCATCCCGCGGCAACAGTGGCTGACGATGTCCGTCTGGGCGAAAACGTGTGCGTGGCCGCCAACGCCGTGATCGAGGCCGGCGCGGTGCTGGGCAGCGGCGTGGTCGTGGGGCCGGGCAGCTTCATTGGTGCCGACAGCCAGCTGGGCGAGAACACCCGCCTGCACGCCAACGTCACCGTCTGTCACGGCGTGGTGGTCGGCAAGCGGGTCATCTTGCAAAGCGGCTGCGTGATCGGCGGCGACGGTTTCGGCTTTGCCCACGACGGCAGCGCCTGGCACAAGATCGCCCAGCTGGGCGGCGTGGTGCTCGGCGACGACGTGGAGGTGGGCAGCTGTTCGAGCATCGATCGCGGCGCGCTTGGCGACACCCTGATCGGCGACGACGTCAAGATCGACAGCCAGGTCCAAATCGCCCATAACGTGCAGATCGGCGATCACAGCGCCCTTGCCGGCTGCGTGGGCATCGCCGGCTCCACTCGGGTGGGGCGACACTGCATGCTGGGCGGCGGCGTCGGGCTTTCCGGCCATCTCACCCTGTGTGACGGCGTCCAGGTCACGGGCATGAGCCTGGTCACCAACTCCATCCATGAGCCCGGCGTGTACTCTTCGGGCACCGGCGCCATGGACAACCACCAGTGGCGCAAGAACGCGGTGCGTTTCAAGCAGCTGGATGACATTGCCAAGCGGCTGGCCCGGCTGGAAAAGCGCCGCGGCTAA
- a CDS encoding OmpH family outer membrane protein: MRKLIAAVTLFAMTAPTYAAEVAVLDWRAALMNTDSAQSSLRQLESEVGTQQSQAKRLGDELQRLQQRLQDEGDVMSDDERQRLIEELQQKGSRFESLRREVMTAQQRSEQQFLKQAEPTLEQAVDRVIERHGIDILVEPQGVLHSSMDLPNLTEEVTQEFNSLN, encoded by the coding sequence ATGCGCAAACTGATAGCGGCCGTTACGCTGTTCGCCATGACGGCGCCGACGTACGCTGCAGAGGTGGCGGTGCTTGACTGGCGTGCCGCCTTGATGAACACCGACTCGGCCCAGTCCTCTTTGCGTCAGCTGGAAAGCGAAGTGGGCACCCAGCAAAGCCAGGCCAAACGGCTGGGTGATGAGCTTCAGCGTCTGCAGCAGCGCCTGCAGGACGAAGGCGACGTCATGTCGGATGACGAGCGCCAGCGGCTGATCGAGGAGCTGCAGCAGAAGGGCAGCCGCTTTGAAAGCCTGCGCCGGGAAGTGATGACGGCTCAGCAGCGCTCGGAACAGCAGTTTCTCAAGCAGGCCGAGCCGACGCTTGAGCAGGCCGTTGACCGGGTCATCGAGCGCCACGGCATCGATATTCTGGTTGAGCCCCAGGGCGTTCTGCATTCTTCCATGGACCTGCCTAACCTCACCGAAGAGGTCACGCAGGAGTTCAATTCGCTGAATTAA
- the rseP gene encoding RIP metalloprotease RseP produces MGLVQNILAVIVVLGLLVTFHEFGHFWVARRCGVKVLRFSVGFGKPLWSRVDRHGTEFAVAAIPLGGYVKMLDEREAPVAPEEQHRAFNRKSVWQRIAVVAAGPAANFLLAIVAYWALFVVGTSVVVPKVGAVAPESPAFEAGLREGDELTGVAGETVRSWEDVNLALVGQIGLDGELSLKARPEGASASRRYTLAVERYLVRQDPPKPLKTLGITPWQPAFPPVLGQVLDDEGAARAGLEAGDRIVAVDGEPVDDWMGFVEVVRQSPGRDLALRFERDGDTRETTLTPGKQTLSGDTRIGYIGAGVAPAEWPEEMRREVRFGPVAAVGRAVARTGEMTLLTLDSIRKMLVGLISPSNLSGPVTIAKISGDSARAGMDAFVGFLAYLSISLGVLNLLPIPVLDGGHLLYYVVELVRGRPVSERTQALGLRIGLAMVGTLMLMALYFDLMRLW; encoded by the coding sequence ATGGGTCTGGTACAGAACATTCTTGCGGTCATCGTGGTGCTGGGGCTTTTGGTTACCTTCCACGAGTTTGGCCACTTCTGGGTGGCACGTCGCTGTGGGGTCAAGGTGCTGCGCTTCAGCGTGGGATTCGGCAAGCCGCTGTGGTCCCGGGTGGATCGCCACGGCACCGAGTTTGCCGTGGCGGCGATTCCGCTGGGCGGCTACGTCAAGATGCTCGACGAGCGCGAGGCGCCGGTGGCGCCGGAAGAGCAGCACCGCGCCTTCAACCGCAAGAGCGTCTGGCAGCGTATCGCCGTGGTGGCGGCAGGCCCGGCGGCCAACTTTCTGCTGGCGATCGTGGCCTACTGGGCGCTGTTTGTGGTCGGCACCAGCGTGGTGGTGCCCAAGGTAGGCGCCGTGGCGCCCGAGTCGCCGGCCTTTGAGGCCGGGCTTCGCGAAGGCGACGAGCTGACCGGCGTGGCGGGGGAAACCGTGCGCTCCTGGGAAGACGTCAACCTGGCGCTGGTGGGCCAGATCGGCCTTGACGGCGAGCTCTCCCTCAAGGCGCGGCCGGAAGGAGCGAGCGCTTCCCGGCGCTATACGCTGGCGGTAGAGCGCTACCTGGTCCGTCAGGACCCGCCCAAGCCGCTCAAGACCCTGGGGATTACGCCCTGGCAGCCGGCGTTTCCGCCGGTGCTTGGCCAGGTCCTCGACGACGAGGGGGCAGCGCGCGCCGGGCTCGAAGCTGGCGACCGCATCGTCGCGGTCGACGGCGAGCCGGTCGACGACTGGATGGGCTTTGTCGAGGTCGTTCGTCAAAGCCCGGGCCGGGACCTGGCGCTGCGCTTCGAGCGCGACGGCGATACTCGGGAAACGACGCTGACGCCCGGCAAGCAGACGCTGTCCGGCGATACCCGGATCGGCTATATCGGCGCCGGCGTTGCTCCCGCCGAATGGCCCGAGGAAATGCGCCGCGAGGTGCGTTTCGGTCCGGTGGCCGCGGTAGGCCGGGCGGTGGCGCGCACCGGCGAAATGACGCTTTTGACCCTGGACTCCATCCGCAAGATGCTGGTGGGACTGATCTCGCCGTCGAACCTGTCGGGCCCTGTCACCATTGCCAAAATCTCCGGGGACTCCGCCCGGGCGGGCATGGACGCCTTCGTCGGCTTTCTGGCCTATCTGTCCATCAGTCTCGGGGTGCTCAACCTGCTGCCCATCCCGGTGCTCGACGGCGGCCATCTGCTTTACTACGTCGTCGAACTGGTGCGAGGGCGGCCGGTGTCGGAAAGGACTCAGGCCCTGGGACTCAGGATTGGTCTGGCCATGGTGGGAACGCTGATGCTGATGGCGCTATATTTCGACCTGATGCGCCTGTGGTAA
- the lpxA gene encoding acyl-ACP--UDP-N-acetylglucosamine O-acyltransferase, producing MIHPTALVDPSASLAEDVEVGPFCVIGPDVTVGPGSVIGPHVVIKGPTVLGARTRIFQFASVGENCQDKKYAGEPTRLVLGDDNVIREGVTLHRGTVQDRGETTIGSRNLFMAYVHVGHDCVIGDDCILANQVTLAGHVHLGHFAILGGLSAVHQFCHFGEHAMAGGGSIITKDTPAFIMINGNPAQAHGLNAVGLKRRGFDRETIKALTDSYKLIYRQGLTVDQALATMRQRYDLDAVERFAASIECSTRGIIR from the coding sequence TTGATTCATCCTACTGCTCTGGTTGACCCGTCGGCGAGCCTTGCCGAAGACGTCGAGGTCGGTCCCTTCTGCGTGATCGGCCCCGACGTCACCGTCGGCCCGGGTTCCGTCATCGGGCCCCACGTCGTGATCAAGGGCCCCACGGTGCTCGGAGCGCGGACGCGCATTTTTCAGTTTGCCTCGGTGGGCGAGAACTGCCAGGACAAGAAGTATGCCGGCGAGCCCACTCGCCTGGTGCTGGGGGACGACAACGTCATCCGTGAGGGCGTGACGCTGCACCGGGGAACGGTCCAGGATCGCGGCGAAACCACTATCGGCTCGCGCAACCTCTTCATGGCCTACGTTCACGTGGGCCACGACTGCGTGATCGGCGACGACTGTATCCTGGCCAACCAGGTGACGCTTGCCGGCCACGTCCACCTGGGGCATTTCGCCATTCTCGGCGGGCTTTCCGCCGTGCACCAGTTCTGCCATTTCGGCGAGCACGCCATGGCCGGCGGGGGCTCCATCATTACCAAGGATACTCCCGCCTTTATCATGATCAACGGCAACCCGGCCCAGGCCCACGGGCTCAACGCCGTGGGGCTCAAGCGCCGCGGGTTTGACCGCGAGACGATCAAGGCGCTGACCGATTCCTACAAGCTGATTTATCGTCAAGGGCTGACCGTGGACCAGGCGCTTGCCACCATGCGCCAGCGCTATGACCTCGACGCGGTGGAGCGCTTTGCCGCGTCCATCGAATGCTCGACCCGGGGCATCATCCGCTAG
- the ispC gene encoding 1-deoxy-D-xylulose-5-phosphate reductoisomerase has translation MTDAAVRRVTVLGSTGSIGQSTLDVIARHPERYRVHALTAHRSREALLAQCLTHGPAVAVLDDEQDAAWLRRELAAAGLETEVAAGAEALCDVARDSAADTVMAAIVGGAGLLPSLAAARAGKRVLLANKEALVMSGALFMDAVARSGATLLPIDSEHNAIYQCLPAEHRGGLSRHGVSQLLLTASGGPFRHLGHEALERVTPEQACTHPNWSMGRKISVDSATLMNKGLELIEACWLFDAEPGQVQVVVHPQSIVHSMAAYDDGSVIAQMGNPDMRTPIAYGLAWPERIDAGVRSLDLFQVARLDFERPDETRFPCLRLARQAMLAGGTAPAVLNAANEVAVDAFLNRRLGFAAIGRVVEDVLDGQAVAAAESLEAIIDADRRARAAAVRQLQRHAGVRQA, from the coding sequence ATGACCGACGCCGCCGTTCGCCGGGTGACCGTGCTGGGTTCCACGGGCTCCATTGGCCAAAGTACCCTGGACGTGATCGCCCGCCACCCGGAGCGCTATCGAGTGCATGCGCTGACCGCTCACCGTTCCCGCGAGGCGCTCCTTGCCCAGTGCCTGACACATGGCCCGGCGGTGGCGGTGCTCGACGACGAGCAGGACGCCGCCTGGCTGCGCCGCGAGCTCGCCGCCGCCGGCCTGGAGACGGAGGTGGCCGCCGGCGCCGAGGCGCTTTGCGACGTGGCCCGGGACAGCGCGGCGGACACCGTCATGGCGGCGATTGTCGGCGGTGCCGGGCTGTTGCCGTCGCTGGCCGCGGCTCGGGCGGGCAAGCGCGTGCTGCTGGCCAACAAGGAAGCCCTGGTGATGAGCGGGGCGCTGTTCATGGACGCCGTGGCGCGATCCGGGGCGACGCTGCTGCCGATCGACTCGGAACATAACGCCATCTACCAGTGTCTACCCGCCGAGCATCGCGGGGGGCTTTCCCGCCACGGCGTTTCGCAGCTGCTGCTCACCGCCTCGGGCGGGCCGTTTCGCCATCTGGGGCACGAAGCCCTGGAGCGAGTCACCCCCGAGCAGGCCTGCACCCACCCCAACTGGTCCATGGGGCGGAAAATTTCCGTGGACAGCGCCACGCTGATGAACAAGGGGCTCGAGCTGATTGAGGCCTGCTGGCTGTTCGACGCCGAGCCGGGCCAGGTGCAGGTAGTGGTGCATCCCCAGAGTATCGTGCACTCCATGGCGGCCTACGACGACGGCTCGGTGATCGCGCAGATGGGTAACCCCGACATGCGCACGCCCATTGCCTACGGCCTGGCCTGGCCCGAGCGCATCGATGCCGGGGTACGCTCGCTTGATCTTTTCCAGGTCGCGCGGCTGGACTTCGAACGTCCGGACGAGACGCGCTTTCCCTGCCTGCGGCTGGCGCGCCAGGCCATGCTCGCCGGCGGTACGGCGCCCGCGGTACTCAACGCTGCCAACGAAGTGGCCGTCGACGCTTTTCTGAATCGCCGGCTGGGGTTTGCCGCCATCGGCCGGGTGGTGGAAGACGTGCTCGATGGCCAGGCGGTGGCGGCTGCAGAAAGCCTTGAGGCGATTATCGACGCCGATCGGCGGGCACGCGCGGCTGCGGTTCGGCAGCTGCAGCGCCACGCCGGGGTGCGGCAGGCTTAA
- the frr gene encoding ribosome recycling factor gives MEDIKKDAAARMKKSVDVLHTNFNKIRTGRAHPSLLDSVTVDYYGGEVPLNQVASINVEDARTLAVSPWEGSMVPKIEKAIIASDLGLNPASAGNVIRVPLPMLTEETRKGYIKQARSEAENARVAVRNVRRDANHSFKTRLKDKEISEDDQRLGEEEIQKLTDKHIAEIDKALASKEDDLMKV, from the coding sequence ATGGAAGACATCAAGAAAGATGCCGCAGCCCGCATGAAGAAGAGCGTGGATGTGCTGCACACCAACTTCAACAAGATCCGTACCGGTCGCGCTCACCCGAGCCTTCTCGACTCGGTCACCGTGGACTACTACGGCGGCGAGGTGCCGCTCAACCAGGTGGCTTCCATCAACGTGGAAGACGCGCGCACGCTGGCGGTGAGCCCCTGGGAGGGCAGCATGGTGCCCAAGATCGAGAAGGCCATCATCGCCTCGGATCTGGGGCTCAACCCCGCCAGCGCCGGCAACGTGATCCGCGTGCCCTTGCCGATGCTGACCGAGGAGACGCGCAAGGGCTATATCAAGCAGGCGCGCAGCGAGGCGGAAAACGCGCGGGTCGCTGTGCGTAACGTGCGAAGGGATGCCAACCACAGCTTCAAGACGCGGCTCAAGGACAAGGAAATCAGCGAGGACGACCAGCGCTTGGGTGAAGAAGAGATCCAGAAGCTGACCGACAAGCACATCGCCGAAATCGACAAGGCGCTGGCTTCCAAGGAAGACGACCTGATGAAGGTATGA
- the uppS gene encoding polyprenyl diphosphate synthase: MDGNNRWARQRGLSGVRGHRAGVESVRAVIKRAAERGVDTLSLFAFSSENWKRPTSEVNALMELFLMALKREVKKLHERGVRLTVLGDREAFSHAIQQQIQRAEALTRDNPGMHLVIAANYGGKWDIACAARRLAEQVAAGEIEASEVDAERLDQAMGHSGVPPVDLCIRTSGEQRLSNFMLWQLAYAELYFAPLLWPDFGAEALDAALDDFAGRKRRFGKTHEQIEARGA, from the coding sequence ATGGACGGCAACAACCGCTGGGCCAGGCAGCGCGGCCTTTCCGGCGTGCGCGGCCACCGCGCCGGCGTCGAGTCGGTGCGCGCGGTCATCAAGCGCGCCGCCGAGCGCGGCGTCGACACGCTCAGTCTGTTCGCCTTCTCCAGCGAAAACTGGAAGCGTCCGACATCAGAGGTCAACGCGCTGATGGAGCTGTTTCTGATGGCGCTCAAGCGCGAGGTCAAAAAGCTTCACGAGCGCGGCGTTCGCCTCACCGTTCTGGGCGATCGCGAGGCCTTTTCCCACGCCATCCAGCAGCAGATCCAGCGGGCCGAGGCGCTGACCCGGGACAACCCCGGGATGCACCTGGTGATTGCTGCCAACTACGGCGGCAAGTGGGATATCGCCTGCGCCGCCCGGCGCCTGGCCGAGCAGGTGGCCGCCGGCGAAATCGAGGCTTCCGAGGTGGACGCCGAGCGCCTGGATCAGGCCATGGGACACTCCGGCGTGCCGCCGGTGGATCTGTGCATCCGCACCAGCGGCGAGCAGCGCCTGTCCAACTTCATGCTTTGGCAGCTGGCCTACGCCGAGCTGTACTTTGCGCCGCTTTTGTGGCCGGACTTTGGCGCCGAGGCGCTGGACGCCGCCCTTGACGACTTTGCCGGGCGCAAGCGCCGCTTTGGCAAGACGCACGAACAGATAGAGGCTCGGGGTGCTTAA
- the fabZ gene encoding 3-hydroxyacyl-ACP dehydratase FabZ, which yields MAMDINEIREYLPHRYPFLLVDRVTQLVEGETIVAYKNVSINEPFFNGHFPHHPIMPGVLVIEALAQACGILGFKTVNKRPADGYVYYLVGSDKVRFKRPVMPGDQLALEANVIRGKRGIWKFACRATVDGEVICEAEITCAERKVA from the coding sequence ATGGCTATGGATATCAACGAGATTCGCGAATATTTGCCCCACCGCTACCCGTTTTTACTGGTGGATCGGGTCACGCAGCTGGTGGAAGGCGAAACCATCGTTGCCTACAAGAACGTCAGCATCAACGAGCCGTTCTTCAACGGTCACTTCCCCCATCATCCGATCATGCCCGGCGTGCTGGTTATCGAAGCGCTGGCCCAGGCCTGCGGCATCCTCGGGTTCAAGACCGTCAACAAGCGCCCCGCCGACGGCTACGTCTACTATCTGGTGGGCAGCGACAAGGTGCGCTTCAAGCGCCCGGTCATGCCCGGTGATCAGCTGGCCCTGGAAGCCAACGTGATTCGCGGCAAGCGCGGCATCTGGAAATTCGCCTGCCGGGCGACGGTGGACGGCGAAGTGATTTGCGAAGCCGAGATCACCTGTGCCGAGAGGAAGGTGGCTTGA